A window from Plectropomus leopardus isolate mb chromosome 3, YSFRI_Pleo_2.0, whole genome shotgun sequence encodes these proteins:
- the atpaf1 gene encoding ATP synthase mitochondrial F1 complex assembly factor 1 — MLEGSDGKMAAAVVQMSCLYRGMLAVRATGIRTLIPGLVPAQFRAFSMRKEPELEENPFYNKYQDKIQKLRSVKPQEYKARVEKRHEAKKEVLGHSKQAEFVRFMEQELEKRDKMTAGDGASGGFTKNKTLGSILNLEMIRDKTGEEIAELWMKYYSTKDTISAVIPTQIYEVILGRSKSCPMFLYALPQREGYEFFVGQWSGHELHFTSLINVQTLGENAPSQLILYHYPDLKEEKGVVLMTAELDPKFITVHQAQCLANQVQLFYGTQRQETYRLVETFNHHPADFKHMSVIAELEQSGLGSAVAPGGS, encoded by the exons ATGTTGGAAGGGAGCGATGGAAAGATGGCAGCCGCCGTGGTACAGATGTCATGTTTGTACCGGGGCATGTTAGCGGTCAGGGCCACCGGCATCAGGACGCTGATTCCCGGGCTGGTCCCGGCGCAGTTCCGAGCCTTCTCGATGCGGAAGGAACCAGAGCTGGAGGAGAACCCGTTCTACAACAAGTACCAGGACAAGATCCAGAAACTGCGCAG CGTCAAACCACAGGAGTACAAAGCCCGAGTGGAGAAGCGTCATGAGGCCAAGAAGGAAGTGCTGGGACACTCAAAGCAGGCGGAGTTCGTGCGCTTCATGGAGCAGGAG TTGGAGAAACGGGACAAGATGACTGCCGGCGATGGAGCATCAGGAGGTTTCACGAAGAACAAG ACGCTGGGCTCCATCCTCAACCTGGAGATGATCAGAGACAAGACGGGCGAGGAGATAGCGGAG CTTTGGATGAAATATTATTCAACTAAGGACACAATCAGCGCTGTCATCCCA ACACAGATCTACGAGGTGATTTTGGGCAGATCGAAGTCGTGCCCAATG TTCCTGTACGCTTTACCTCAGAGGGAGGGTTACGAGTTCTTCGTGGGTCAGTGGTCCGGACACGAGCTCCACTTCACCTCCCTCATCAATGTCCAG ACGCTCGGTGAGAACGCTCCCAGTCAGCTGATCCTCTACCATTACCCAGACCTGAAGGAGGAGAAGGGCGTGGTCCTCATGACCGCCGAGCTGGACCCCAAGTTCATA ACCGTCCACCAGGCTCAGTGTTTGGCCAATCAGGTGCAGCTGTTCTACGGCACGCAGAGGCAGGAGACGTACCGATTGGTCGAGACGTTTAACCACCACCCTGCGGACTTTAAACACATGTCGGTGATAGCGGAGCTGGAACAGAGCGGCCTGGGGTCAGCTGTGGCCCCTGGAGGATCGTAG